Proteins encoded together in one Ictidomys tridecemlineatus isolate mIctTri1 chromosome 3, mIctTri1.hap1, whole genome shotgun sequence window:
- the Dppa2 gene encoding LOW QUALITY PROTEIN: developmental pluripotency-associated protein 2 (The sequence of the model RefSeq protein was modified relative to this genomic sequence to represent the inferred CDS: substituted 1 base at 1 genomic stop codon), with the protein MKIKQEKGSEQLYCRKSGKNFLEEQFDEENVILTLVPVTEEQEYPIETSVSSTTEIKQEGIKPXNPRKNNKICFPETKPNCKIQPLPLPTILPPINNVSRDTLRNWCQQFNLSTDGQKIEVYLRLQKHAYPEQKYDIPETSQEARLKPVSRKWKAAANATGLQERHNKVKREEETNMIEVVNSAQESILASWARIAARANQRKAVNSCPIPTSVEAFLLQTSGIRWCVVHGQFLSAETAGWVRLQFHAGQTWVPDTPKRMISLFLLPACIFPPSGLEDNMLCPECVKRNKKMMKGLIITREKKQCTVGYRKVPP; encoded by the exons ATGAAGATTAAACAGGAGAAAGGCAGCGAGCAACTGTACTGTAGAAAATCAGGAAAA AACTTCCTTGAGGAGCAATTCGATgaggaaaatgtgattttaacACTGGTCCCAGTTACAGAGGAACAAGAATATCCAATAGAAACAAGTGTTTCTTCAACTACAGAAATCAAACAGGAAGGTATCAAACCTTAAAATCCCAGGAAAAACAATAAGA tctgctTTCCTGAAACAAAACCTAATTGCAAAATACAACCCCTTCCCTTGCCGACCATTTTGCCTCCAATTAATAACGTTTCTCGGGATACTTTGAGAAACTGGTGCCAACAATTTAATTTGAGTACTGATGGCCAG AAAATAGAGGTTTATTTGAGGCTACAGAAGCATGCATATCCCGAACAAAAATAT GATATTCCTGAAACATCTCAGGAGGCCAGATTGAAGCCAGTTTCCAGGAAATGGAAGGCAGCGGCCAATGCAACAGGGCTTCAGGAAAGGCATAATAAGgttaaaagagaggaagagactaaCATGATTGAAGTTGTAAATTCAGCTCAGGAGTCCATATTGGCATCTTGGGCAAGGATTGCTGCCAGAGCCAATCAGCGCAAGGCTGTGAATTCGTGTCCCATCCCTACTTCTGTGGAGGCCTTTTTGCTGCAAACCTCTG gTATCAGGTGGTGTGTGGTCCATGGACAATTTCTTTCTGCAGAAACAGCAGGCTGGGTTCGCCTGCAGTTCCATGCAGGTCAGACTTGGGTCCCTGACACTCCCAAGAGGATGATTTCCCTCTTCCTGTTACCTGCCTGTATTTTTCCACCCTCGGGACTAGAAGATAATATGTTATGTCCTGAGTGTGTAAAAAG GAATAAGAAGATGATGAAAGGATTAATTAtaacaagagagaaaaagcaatgCACTGTAGGATACCGAAAGGTGCCACCTTAa